A portion of the Gymnogyps californianus isolate 813 chromosome 25, ASM1813914v2, whole genome shotgun sequence genome contains these proteins:
- the LOC127025805 gene encoding T-cell surface glycoprotein CD3 gamma chain-like isoform X1, whose translation MNEISEFCTTVRVKNSAVKRSALLFFTGENIIVKEASGKVFLQCVTGSQSEVIWLKDGKTIGNTTQLDLGAVYDDPRGTYTCETESGRKSFHLQLHYRMCQNCIEVDAPTISGIVIADVVATVFLAVAVYCITGQDKGRMSRASDRQNLIANEQLYQPLGERDDGQYSRLAPAKARR comes from the exons ATGAACGAGATCTCTGAGTTCTGCACCACTGTGAGGGTTAAGAACTCAGCTGTGAAGCGCTctgctctccttttttttacaGGAGAGAACATAATCGTGAAAGAAGCCAGTGGGAAGGTGTTCCTGCAATGTGTAACAGGCAGCCAAAGTGAAGTCATATGGCTAAAAGATGGGAAAACGATAGGAAACACAACACAGCTGGACTTGGGTGCAGTTTACGATGATCCCAGAGGTACCTATACATGTGAAACGGAAAGCGGAAGGAAAAGCTTCCACCTCCAATTGCACTATCGAA TGTGCCAGAACTGCATCGAAGTGGACGCTCCCACCATCTCGGGGATCGTGATCGCGGATGTTGTCGCCACCGTCTTCCTGGCGGTTGCTGTGTATTGCATCACCGGCCAGGACAAGGGACGCATGTCACGAG CTTCTGACAGGCAGAACCTGATTGCCAACGAGCAGCTCTACCAG ccCCTTGGCGAGCGGGACGACGGACAGTACAGCCGGCTGGCACCTGCCAAGGCCCGCAGGTGA
- the LOC127025805 gene encoding T-cell surface glycoprotein CD3 gamma chain-like isoform X2, giving the protein MWRGRALGAWALLASLAAASWGVRGENIIVKEASGKVFLQCVTGSQSEVIWLKDGKTIGNTTQLDLGAVYDDPRGTYTCETESGRKSFHLQLHYRMCQNCIEVDAPTISGIVIADVVATVFLAVAVYCITGQDKGRMSRASDRQNLIANEQLYQPLGERDDGQYSRLAPAKARR; this is encoded by the exons ATGTGGAGGGGAAGGGCCCTGGGTGCCTGGGCGCTCCTCGCCAGCCTGGCCGCGGCCAGCTGGGGCGTCCGAG GAGAGAACATAATCGTGAAAGAAGCCAGTGGGAAGGTGTTCCTGCAATGTGTAACAGGCAGCCAAAGTGAAGTCATATGGCTAAAAGATGGGAAAACGATAGGAAACACAACACAGCTGGACTTGGGTGCAGTTTACGATGATCCCAGAGGTACCTATACATGTGAAACGGAAAGCGGAAGGAAAAGCTTCCACCTCCAATTGCACTATCGAA TGTGCCAGAACTGCATCGAAGTGGACGCTCCCACCATCTCGGGGATCGTGATCGCGGATGTTGTCGCCACCGTCTTCCTGGCGGTTGCTGTGTATTGCATCACCGGCCAGGACAAGGGACGCATGTCACGAG CTTCTGACAGGCAGAACCTGATTGCCAACGAGCAGCTCTACCAG ccCCTTGGCGAGCGGGACGACGGACAGTACAGCCGGCTGGCACCTGCCAAGGCCCGCAGGTGA